One genomic region from Leptolyngbyaceae cyanobacterium JSC-12 encodes:
- a CDS encoding pyrroloquinoline quinone (coenzyme PQQ) biosynthesis protein C (IMG reference gene:2510097524~PFAM: TENA/THI-4/PQQC family) — translation MKPPSSSVMQSFYEVTANHPLWNHEFLIRCRTTQLTLPEVQVLAVQMYKFSKEFNRILAGILSCCPDEQAQRVILENLFDEMGQGNPELAHPELFRRFTRALGIDDETLSSLPTEPETRYLIDTYLNLPHQYNYLAALGAVCFASEGIVNTLYTQLQQGIVGAAALSKEALSFFDVHIDVDDSHAAHLATLIEPRITTTELAMDVNRAILDALNARVCFFDGILRQTSVLNYFTYSLQLVSA, via the coding sequence ATGAAACCACCCTCTTCTTCTGTCATGCAATCCTTCTACGAAGTGACTGCCAATCATCCACTTTGGAATCATGAGTTTCTGATCCGTTGCCGAACTACGCAACTGACATTGCCAGAAGTTCAGGTTCTGGCTGTCCAGATGTACAAATTCTCCAAGGAATTTAATCGGATATTAGCAGGTATTTTATCCTGCTGTCCTGATGAGCAAGCGCAACGAGTGATTTTAGAAAACTTGTTCGATGAAATGGGACAGGGAAACCCAGAGTTGGCTCATCCTGAGCTATTTCGTCGATTCACACGAGCACTGGGAATTGATGATGAGACACTGTCATCATTACCAACTGAGCCAGAAACTCGCTATTTAATCGACACCTACCTGAACTTACCGCATCAATACAACTACCTAGCAGCACTGGGAGCAGTCTGTTTTGCTTCAGAAGGCATTGTCAACACCCTTTATACTCAGCTGCAACAGGGAATTGTTGGAGCAGCGGCTTTGAGCAAAGAAGCATTAAGCTTTTTTGATGTTCACATTGATGTAGATGACAGTCATGCAGCTCATTTGGCTACCTTAATTGAGCCCCGCATTACCACTACGGAACTTGCAATGGATGTGAACCGTGCGATTCTTGATGCTTTGAATGCTCGCGTATGTTTCTTTGACGGAATTTTGCGCCAAACATCTGTACTTAACTACTTTACATATTCACTCCAACTTGTTTCGGCGTGA
- a CDS encoding methylase involved in ubiquinone/menaquinone biosynthesis (IMG reference gene:2510097525~PFAM: Methyltransferase domain) — MSTNTYSTRDLYDKTASKWVRGEPSSLSDFTARPAILALCEPVSGLRVLDLGCGEGYCSRELRRRGARQVFGMDLSQGMIAAARSQEADDCLGIHYEVGCATNLSQFGDRELDLVVAVFLFNYLTIEQTRQCMAEVARILQPGGQFIFSVPHPAFPYMRPAEYPFYFQVEGAGYFSQRDRQFPGRIWKRDGSWLDVQLVHKTLEDYFDALKAAGFSSMPTLRELKVQPDHVELDESFFKPLVDYPLHLAIQISR; from the coding sequence ATGTCAACCAATACTTACTCAACGCGAGATCTATATGACAAGACAGCTTCAAAATGGGTACGTGGAGAACCAAGTTCGCTCTCAGATTTTACTGCGCGTCCGGCAATCTTAGCCTTGTGTGAACCAGTGTCTGGGCTGCGAGTGCTTGATTTGGGATGTGGTGAGGGCTATTGCAGTCGAGAATTGCGGCGTCGGGGGGCTAGACAAGTATTTGGGATGGATCTTTCCCAGGGTATGATTGCTGCTGCCCGATCGCAGGAAGCAGACGATTGCCTCGGTATTCACTACGAAGTTGGTTGTGCAACGAATCTATCCCAGTTTGGCGATCGCGAACTTGACTTAGTTGTTGCAGTCTTCTTGTTCAACTATTTAACCATCGAGCAAACTCGGCAGTGTATGGCGGAAGTTGCTCGAATTCTCCAACCGGGTGGACAATTCATTTTCAGTGTGCCGCACCCAGCATTTCCCTACATGCGCCCAGCAGAATATCCTTTCTATTTTCAAGTGGAAGGAGCAGGTTACTTTAGCCAACGCGATCGCCAATTTCCAGGACGAATTTGGAAGCGGGATGGCTCTTGGCTAGACGTGCAATTAGTTCACAAGACCCTGGAAGACTATTTTGACGCTCTTAAAGCTGCTGGGTTTAGCTCCATGCCAACACTACGAGAACTCAAGGTGCAACCAGACCATGTAGAACTTGATGAATCATTTTTCAAGCCCCTTGTTGACTATCCACTTCACTTAGCCATACAGATATCGCGATGA
- a CDS encoding hypothetical protein (IMG reference gene:2510097526), protein MVERLIERTQLHQQFTQEQAIAFSQMGDRLFNELASRIATRHDYRLLFEHTLKPELFQQIQIAAAGYISSCLNSPVILSEAEIVGRLLEVRGTLPNYLGTGLLMPKREHILEFNLFQKSVANAFQQLGANDLIDAVDLPVNLRIVYGKMNPDALQLPFTSTKRHSDVWAGVAPDATVVVLPLFGDIANITIEAGEMPREMELSAMRVMSDFNEGKDIPMVVSYDNTKLQHGTMYFNDARGLHQTVRRVSEGVRISVDFRFRRKFNDAYRAMIPPMTGGVEADMSVPYEEWLKVGTDTLIIFDESVEEARAKKNNLGSVPLYTRDYRTVSLFELS, encoded by the coding sequence ATGGTTGAAAGACTGATTGAACGAACACAGTTACATCAGCAATTCACACAGGAACAAGCGATCGCATTTTCTCAAATGGGCGATCGTCTTTTTAACGAGTTAGCATCCCGAATTGCAACCCGCCACGACTATCGACTGCTCTTTGAGCATACCCTCAAGCCTGAGTTGTTTCAGCAAATTCAGATAGCTGCTGCAGGGTATATTTCATCCTGTCTCAATAGCCCTGTTATCCTATCTGAAGCAGAAATCGTAGGAAGACTACTGGAAGTTAGAGGTACCCTACCCAACTACCTGGGCACAGGGTTACTAATGCCTAAACGCGAGCATATCCTGGAATTCAACTTGTTCCAGAAAAGCGTTGCCAACGCCTTCCAGCAACTCGGTGCGAATGACCTAATTGATGCAGTAGATTTGCCAGTTAATCTCCGTATTGTCTACGGCAAAATGAACCCTGATGCATTGCAACTTCCGTTCACGAGCACTAAACGCCATAGCGATGTTTGGGCAGGTGTTGCACCAGACGCCACAGTCGTTGTGCTGCCTTTATTTGGCGACATCGCAAACATTACAATCGAGGCAGGAGAAATGCCCCGTGAGATGGAACTGTCAGCCATGCGGGTGATGTCGGATTTTAACGAAGGCAAAGATATTCCAATGGTGGTTTCTTACGACAACACCAAATTACAACATGGCACGATGTACTTTAACGATGCCCGTGGTTTACATCAAACCGTTCGACGCGTTTCCGAAGGGGTGCGGATTTCTGTTGATTTTCGCTTCCGTCGTAAGTTCAACGACGCCTATCGAGCCATGATTCCTCCTATGACTGGTGGCGTTGAAGCAGATATGAGTGTGCCCTACGAAGAGTGGTTAAAAGTTGGCACTGACACACTAATTATCTTTGATGAATCTGTGGAAGAAGCAAGAGCCAAAAAGAACAACCTTGGTTCAGTTCCTCTCTATACCAGAGACTACCGAACCGTGTCGCTGTTTGAATTGTCCTAA
- a CDS encoding molybdopterin converting factor, large subunit (IMG reference gene:2510097527~PFAM: MoaE protein), giving the protein MTEIANVPAIAQLSTQPPSAITVHSGDHFAIRFAPLSLNEVYGLADDAANGAIVVMSGVVRNNTDGKAVVALEYQAYEPMALRVFQKIAAEIRSTWADVTHVVIHHRVGKLQIGEISVLVAVGCPHRSEAFAACKYAIDTLKHNAPIWKKEHWADGSTSWVSIGACKQAAEDC; this is encoded by the coding sequence ATGACTGAGATAGCTAACGTTCCCGCGATCGCCCAATTATCTACTCAACCGCCATCTGCAATCACTGTTCATTCCGGTGATCACTTTGCGATTCGGTTTGCCCCTCTGTCGCTGAATGAAGTGTATGGGTTAGCGGATGACGCTGCCAATGGTGCGATCGTAGTAATGAGCGGTGTGGTACGCAATAACACAGATGGCAAAGCTGTCGTAGCGTTGGAGTATCAAGCATACGAGCCGATGGCATTGCGCGTGTTCCAAAAAATTGCCGCCGAGATTCGTTCAACCTGGGCAGATGTCACCCATGTGGTGATTCATCATCGAGTTGGGAAATTGCAGATTGGGGAGATCAGTGTGTTAGTTGCAGTGGGCTGTCCCCATCGATCAGAAGCATTTGCAGCCTGTAAGTATGCGATCGATACCTTGAAGCACAATGCCCCTATCTGGAAAAAGGAACATTGGGCAGATGGTTCCACCAGTTGGGTTAGTATTGGTGCCTGTAAACAGGCAGCAGAAGATTGTTAG
- a CDS encoding uncharacterized protein involved in tolerance to divalent cations (IMG reference gene:2510097528~PFAM: CutA1 divalent ion tolerance protein) — protein MGQTGNHQFCVVLVTAPSQAEADAIAKTLVELKLAACVSLLPIRSVYTWQGNLQIDEEWQLLIKSELAKFAELEAKLQTIHPYEVPEIIAVPILAGSQPYLRWIADSVNPA, from the coding sequence ATGGGACAAACGGGAAATCATCAGTTTTGCGTAGTGCTGGTAACAGCTCCTTCTCAGGCGGAGGCAGACGCGATCGCCAAAACATTAGTAGAGCTAAAACTAGCAGCCTGTGTGAGTTTGTTGCCCATTCGCTCCGTCTATACCTGGCAGGGCAACCTGCAAATTGATGAAGAATGGCAACTGTTGATCAAATCTGAGCTAGCCAAGTTTGCGGAACTGGAAGCGAAATTGCAAACAATCCACCCCTATGAAGTGCCAGAGATAATTGCAGTTCCTATCCTGGCAGGATCGCAGCCCTACTTGCGATGGATTGCAGACAGCGTGAATCCAGCATGA
- a CDS encoding multidrug resistance efflux pump (IMG reference gene:2510097529), whose product MSTHFDQPVILRRSPKWSRAVVWGIVGVTTFTVLWAYFAKLEEAVSATGQLEPQGTVREVRVPLNGVVRVVHVKDGDRVNQGDLLITLDQKTAEAQLKSLTKIRDALKAETLFYRQEMGNLVPDAASETPEFKIPAETLALTKSRRALIAETALYRAQLSGSTKGMQLSPEQALRLQSSLEEVRTRQRTAQLEAEQLEKQLAQNRVQLSTAREILQINEGIFKDLTQVAQEGGLPRIQYLRQEQEVKSSQARVQQLQEEQGRLRLAIAQAQQKLQNTIALSNQDLLTKISENEKRIAQIDGELNKAIVENEKKIAEIDSQLKQAEQTLQYQEVRAPVEGTIFDLKASGPGYVATTSEPVLKVVPKDALKVELFVPNKDIGFIKTGLPVDVRVDSFPFSEFGDLKGVVESIGSDALPPTQVRQFYSFPVTVRLDNVDGLKDNGRDLRLQSGMSVSANIKIRQRSVMSIFVDGFTQKVDSFKSVR is encoded by the coding sequence ATGAGCACCCATTTTGACCAGCCAGTTATTTTACGTCGTTCTCCCAAGTGGTCGCGGGCAGTTGTTTGGGGCATTGTAGGAGTCACTACGTTTACAGTCCTCTGGGCATACTTTGCCAAGCTAGAAGAAGCTGTTTCCGCGACTGGGCAGCTAGAACCGCAAGGAACTGTGAGAGAGGTGCGAGTCCCTTTGAATGGGGTGGTGCGAGTAGTGCACGTTAAAGATGGCGATCGCGTTAACCAGGGTGATTTGCTGATTACGCTGGATCAAAAAACAGCCGAAGCTCAATTGAAATCGTTGACAAAAATTCGAGATGCCTTAAAAGCAGAAACTTTGTTTTATCGGCAGGAAATGGGCAATTTAGTTCCAGATGCAGCTAGTGAAACTCCAGAATTTAAAATCCCTGCTGAAACCCTGGCACTTACCAAAAGCCGTCGAGCCTTAATTGCGGAAACCGCTCTATATCGAGCACAACTTAGTGGTTCTACAAAAGGAATGCAACTTAGCCCAGAACAAGCCTTACGGTTGCAATCGAGCCTAGAGGAGGTAAGAACTCGTCAACGCACTGCCCAGTTGGAAGCAGAACAATTAGAAAAACAACTAGCACAAAATCGCGTTCAACTCAGTACTGCCCGAGAAATTTTGCAAATTAACGAAGGCATTTTCAAAGACTTAACCCAGGTGGCACAGGAAGGCGGGTTACCTCGGATTCAATACTTACGTCAAGAGCAGGAAGTAAAAAGTAGCCAAGCGCGGGTACAACAATTGCAGGAAGAACAGGGACGATTACGACTGGCGATCGCCCAGGCGCAACAGAAACTACAAAATACGATTGCGCTCTCAAATCAAGATCTGCTGACTAAAATTTCCGAGAATGAGAAGCGGATTGCTCAAATTGATGGGGAGTTAAATAAGGCAATTGTTGAAAATGAAAAGAAAATAGCCGAAATCGATAGTCAACTGAAGCAGGCAGAGCAAACATTGCAATATCAAGAAGTTCGCGCTCCAGTAGAAGGTACCATATTTGACTTGAAAGCATCGGGTCCTGGTTATGTTGCCACTACCAGCGAACCTGTGTTGAAAGTAGTTCCCAAAGATGCCCTGAAAGTGGAACTGTTTGTGCCGAACAAAGATATTGGCTTCATCAAGACTGGGCTACCTGTGGATGTTCGAGTAGATTCTTTCCCCTTCAGTGAATTTGGGGATCTTAAAGGTGTGGTCGAGTCGATTGGTTCGGATGCCCTTCCTCCTACCCAGGTGCGCCAGTTCTACAGTTTTCCCGTTACCGTCCGGCTCGATAATGTGGATGGGTTGAAAGACAACGGACGCGATTTACGATTGCAATCGGGAATGTCGGTTAGTGCCAATATCAAAATTCGGCAGCGATCCGTCATGAGCATTTTTGTAGATGGCTTTACCCAAAAGGTGGATAGCTTCAAGTCTGTTCGCTAG
- a CDS encoding urease accessory protein UreE (IMG reference gene:2510097530~PFAM: UreE urease accessory protein, N-terminal domain; UreE urease accessory protein, C-terminal domain), translating into MTEIGYPMSLSADITLTHRLPADSNASPSLSLALTAEERTRSRHRFETADGQPVYLHLPRGTVLQNGDLLQTEDGLVVQVLAKPEPVLTVTASSPLQLLQAAYHLGNRHVPLEITATYLRLSPDPVLQDMLLHRGLTVIEEIQPFQPEVGAYKGHQH; encoded by the coding sequence ATGACTGAGATTGGATACCCTATGAGTTTGTCCGCTGACATTACATTGACTCACCGCCTACCTGCTGACTCAAACGCTTCTCCATCGTTGAGTCTGGCGCTTACCGCAGAAGAACGCACGCGATCGCGGCATCGATTTGAAACTGCTGATGGGCAGCCTGTTTATCTGCACTTGCCCCGAGGCACGGTGTTGCAAAATGGCGACTTGCTACAAACTGAAGATGGATTGGTCGTTCAGGTATTGGCAAAACCGGAACCCGTCCTTACTGTCACGGCTTCTTCCCCATTGCAACTATTACAAGCTGCCTATCATCTAGGCAATCGCCATGTCCCCCTGGAAATTACAGCAACCTATCTACGGTTGTCTCCTGATCCAGTTCTACAAGATATGTTGCTGCATCGTGGGTTAACTGTCATTGAAGAAATTCAGCCCTTTCAACCAGAGGTAGGAGCGTACAAGGGGCATCAACATTGA
- a CDS encoding urease accessory protein UreF (IMG reference gene:2510097531~PFAM: UreF), translated as MKELELLRLLQLASPALPTGAYSYSEGLEWLVETGTIASSTTLEHWLTQELRYGAVRLEAAVMLRVYQALQQDDWAALQFWDQWLLAARETEELRSQSLQMGRSLLRLASDLQLHSWQNTKQPSIPDWLQSGGCNFATAYAITAVFWQINQHSALLGYLHSWATNLINAGIKLIPLGQTVGQQLLLSLHPRLITVAAEIAALPDDRLDSCSWGLAIASMAHEMQYSRLFRS; from the coding sequence ATGAAGGAACTTGAATTGCTGCGGTTGTTGCAACTTGCAAGTCCGGCGTTGCCAACTGGGGCGTATAGCTATTCAGAGGGATTGGAGTGGTTGGTAGAAACAGGGACGATCGCCAGTTCAACAACTCTGGAACATTGGCTGACGCAGGAGTTGCGTTATGGGGCTGTGCGGCTAGAGGCAGCGGTAATGTTACGGGTATATCAGGCGCTTCAGCAGGATGATTGGGCAGCGTTGCAATTTTGGGATCAATGGCTTCTGGCAGCGCGAGAAACCGAGGAATTGCGATCGCAGAGTTTGCAAATGGGGCGATCGCTGTTACGACTGGCTTCCGATTTGCAACTTCATAGCTGGCAGAACACCAAACAACCGTCGATTCCAGACTGGTTGCAAAGTGGAGGTTGCAATTTTGCAACAGCCTATGCAATCACGGCAGTGTTCTGGCAAATCAATCAACATTCTGCTCTGTTGGGATACCTTCACAGTTGGGCAACGAACCTGATCAATGCTGGAATCAAATTGATTCCGCTAGGGCAAACAGTAGGTCAGCAACTGTTACTGAGTCTTCACCCCCGATTGATTACCGTTGCCGCTGAGATTGCTGCGTTACCTGACGATCGCCTGGATAGCTGTAGTTGGGGGCTAGCGATCGCCAGCATGGCACACGAGATGCAATACAGCCGATTATTTCGTAGTTAA
- a CDS encoding putative low-complexity protein (IMG reference gene:2510097532~PFAM: Pentapeptide repeats (8 copies)), with the protein MALTCPLRFGEIFVWQLFLTLVTFVTVAMQRLSVETLLTEYKLGKRDFSRVNLNGANLFESDLSYGDFSGSDLTNSHLPYSNLTQANFQHAVLRNAELSNSQLYQAKLANANLEGVQLSRAGLRFANLSNANLVRANLQGADLSNADLSSADLRNADLSRANLANAKLVDAKLSGANFFRAQGVDFSGALVDSSTTLPDGHRLSEGE; encoded by the coding sequence GTGGCACTCACGTGTCCCTTGCGGTTTGGGGAGATTTTTGTTTGGCAACTTTTTTTGACACTAGTAACATTTGTCACTGTCGCAATGCAGAGATTAAGTGTAGAGACCTTACTGACCGAATATAAACTTGGTAAACGAGATTTTAGCAGGGTGAATTTAAATGGAGCAAACCTGTTTGAATCTGACTTATCGTATGGTGATTTTTCCGGTAGTGACCTAACCAATAGCCACTTACCTTACTCAAATTTAACTCAAGCAAATTTTCAGCACGCGGTATTGCGAAATGCCGAACTGAGTAATAGTCAACTGTATCAAGCTAAGTTGGCTAACGCTAATTTAGAAGGTGTCCAACTGTCTAGAGCAGGTCTCCGATTTGCTAATTTGTCGAATGCCAATTTAGTCAGAGCAAACCTGCAAGGGGCAGATCTGTCCAATGCAGACTTAAGTTCTGCTGATCTCCGAAATGCCGATCTATCTCGCGCTAATTTAGCAAATGCTAAGCTAGTGGATGCCAAACTCAGTGGAGCAAATTTCTTTCGCGCTCAAGGTGTAGATTTTTCGGGTGCGCTGGTTGACTCTAGCACAACGTTACCTGATGGACATCGATTAAGTGAGGGGGAATGA
- a CDS encoding putative ABC-type transport system, permease component (IMG reference gene:2510097533~PFAM: Branched-chain amino acid transport system / permease component) produces METSQILSILSVAIATSTPLVFATIGETFTERAGVINLSAEGTILLCAMTGFAIAKTTEGLGTTPSLMLGFAGAAIVGAAIAAIVAFGALTLKQSQVAIGFVLALLCADLSSFLGNPFVRIPGPTVPSFKIPILQDIPILGKLFFQSDLLVYLSYALIGTAVIYFYRTRSGLMLRAIGEQPAAAFARGTNVVLMRYIYTLLGGAFMGIGGAAFSLDFKAGWSHRHTAGYGWIALAIVIFGGWNPLRVALSCYLFGILQSLASVAQSTIPNVPTQVFTVAPFVLMILFLVLTSSEWLERSLKRLPPSIELAARQTIHSAPPAALGKVFEQD; encoded by the coding sequence ATGGAAACGTCTCAGATTCTTTCGATTCTTTCGGTAGCGATCGCGACCTCTACACCCCTCGTGTTTGCCACCATTGGCGAAACCTTTACCGAACGGGCAGGTGTGATTAACCTTTCAGCCGAGGGTACGATTTTGCTGTGTGCAATGACGGGGTTTGCCATTGCTAAAACGACAGAAGGTTTAGGCACAACACCCAGTCTGATGTTAGGATTCGCCGGGGCAGCTATTGTGGGAGCAGCGATCGCGGCGATCGTGGCATTTGGAGCGTTAACCCTGAAGCAATCTCAAGTGGCGATCGGGTTTGTATTGGCGCTGCTCTGTGCTGACCTGTCTTCATTTCTGGGCAATCCTTTTGTGCGCATTCCCGGTCCTACCGTTCCCAGCTTCAAAATTCCCATCCTGCAAGATATTCCCATTTTGGGCAAGCTGTTCTTTCAGAGCGATTTGCTAGTGTACCTCAGCTACGCCTTGATTGGGACAGCCGTGATTTACTTCTACCGCACCCGCTCTGGGCTGATGCTGCGAGCAATTGGAGAACAACCCGCGGCTGCCTTTGCTCGTGGCACAAATGTAGTGCTGATGCGCTATATCTACACTCTGTTGGGTGGGGCATTCATGGGGATTGGCGGAGCTGCTTTCTCCCTGGACTTCAAAGCTGGATGGAGCCATCGCCACACCGCAGGCTACGGCTGGATTGCCCTGGCGATTGTGATTTTTGGTGGGTGGAATCCCCTGCGAGTAGCACTGAGTTGTTACCTATTTGGCATATTACAGTCGCTCGCCAGTGTCGCCCAAAGCACTATTCCCAATGTCCCCACCCAGGTATTCACTGTCGCTCCATTTGTGCTGATGATCTTATTTCTGGTATTGACTTCTAGTGAGTGGCTAGAGCGATCGCTCAAACGACTGCCTCCCAGCATTGAACTCGCCGCCAGACAAACCATCCACAGTGCCCCACCTGCGGCCCTCGGCAAAGTCTTTGAGCAAGACTGA
- a CDS encoding hypothetical protein (IMG reference gene:2510097534) yields MYSHTYYLVRSKVDGQYLVAHLRQDETSASKGNSGYLLMFQEHFDALSYLNTHGKDIADRFAVESIPGSQLEALIKRWDFGGVGIVQDPLLPKVEFLARGC; encoded by the coding sequence ATGTATTCCCACACCTATTACTTAGTTCGCTCAAAGGTAGATGGTCAGTATCTGGTTGCCCATCTGCGCCAGGATGAAACGTCTGCAAGCAAAGGAAATTCTGGCTATTTGCTGATGTTTCAAGAACACTTTGATGCTCTCAGCTATCTAAATACTCACGGAAAAGATATCGCCGATCGCTTTGCGGTGGAGTCGATTCCGGGAAGCCAGCTTGAGGCTTTGATCAAGCGCTGGGACTTTGGCGGCGTGGGAATCGTGCAAGATCCCCTGTTGCCAAAAGTGGAATTTTTAGCACGAGGATGTTGA
- a CDS encoding ABC-type dipeptide/oligopeptide/nickel transport system, permease component (IMG reference gene:2510097535~PFAM: Binding-protein-dependent transport system inner membrane component), with translation MSSSVQNRFESAIDALLVFFASDTFAYIVKRLLQGLITLLLASMLCFLLIQIAPGDYLSALKENPKISPERIEQLRRQFGLDKSWVEQYFRWLRQVVLQGNFGESFVYNRSVSSLLWERVGATLLLAISSLVFTWAIAVPMGIIGAVNQNKFIDRLFRVISYIGQGFPSFIAALLLLIFAQNTTPLFPVGDMTSIDFEDLTLFGKILDIGWHMILPTIALSITSFAGLQRITRGQLLDVLRQDYIQTARAKGLPENRVIYVHALRNAINPLITLLGFEFAALLSGAFITEYFFNWPGLGRLIYQALLAQDLYLVMASLMIGATMLIIGNLLADLLLKLVDPRIKLGDDG, from the coding sequence ATGAGTAGTTCCGTTCAAAATCGGTTTGAGTCTGCGATCGATGCACTGCTGGTGTTTTTTGCCAGCGATACGTTTGCTTATATCGTTAAGCGGCTGTTGCAAGGCTTAATAACCCTGCTGCTGGCATCTATGCTGTGTTTTCTGTTAATTCAAATTGCGCCTGGTGATTATTTGAGTGCGTTGAAAGAAAACCCAAAGATTTCACCAGAGCGGATTGAGCAACTCCGGCGACAGTTCGGGCTGGATAAATCCTGGGTTGAACAGTACTTTCGCTGGCTGCGGCAGGTGGTTTTGCAGGGCAACTTCGGCGAAAGCTTTGTTTACAATCGCTCAGTGTCTTCCTTGCTATGGGAACGAGTAGGCGCAACTTTACTACTGGCAATTTCATCGCTGGTGTTTACTTGGGCGATCGCGGTGCCAATGGGGATCATCGGAGCCGTGAACCAAAACAAGTTCATCGATCGCCTGTTTCGAGTGATTAGCTACATTGGGCAGGGCTTTCCCAGTTTTATTGCGGCACTGTTGCTGCTGATTTTTGCCCAAAACACCACGCCGCTTTTCCCCGTGGGGGATATGACCAGCATTGATTTTGAAGACCTCACCCTGTTCGGCAAAATATTGGATATTGGCTGGCATATGATTTTGCCCACGATCGCTCTCAGCATCACTAGCTTTGCCGGACTCCAGCGCATCACCCGTGGGCAACTGCTAGACGTATTGCGGCAAGACTACATTCAAACTGCCCGCGCTAAAGGCTTACCTGAAAACCGGGTAATCTACGTCCACGCCCTGCGGAATGCCATCAACCCACTGATCACGCTGTTGGGCTTTGAATTTGCGGCACTGCTGAGTGGAGCCTTCATCACCGAGTACTTTTTCAACTGGCCCGGTCTCGGACGCTTGATTTACCAGGCATTGCTGGCACAAGACCTTTATTTGGTGATGGCAAGCCTGATGATTGGAGCGACGATGCTGATAATCGGTAACCTGTTAGCAGACCTGTTGCTGAAGCTGGTTGATCCCCGAATCAAGTTGGGAGACGACGGTTAA
- a CDS encoding adenine phosphoribosyltransferase (IMG reference gene:2510097536~PFAM: Phosphoribosyl transferase domain~TIGRFAM: adenine phosphoribosyltransferase) — translation MDIKTLIREVPDFPKPGISFKDITTLLRDAKGFEYTIHCLAEKCADLSPDFIAGMESRGFIFGAALATKLEAGFVPVRKPGKLPAAVHAIEYELEYGRDRLEVHQDALYPPGSKVLMVDDLIATGGTAGATATLIQQAGGTLVGCAFVIELVDLKGREKLPSVPIISLVQYEGD, via the coding sequence ATGGATATCAAAACGCTGATTCGTGAAGTTCCAGATTTCCCTAAACCTGGAATTTCGTTTAAAGACATTACCACCTTGCTGCGAGATGCCAAAGGGTTTGAATACACGATTCATTGCCTGGCTGAAAAGTGTGCTGATCTATCGCCCGATTTCATTGCTGGGATGGAGTCTCGCGGCTTTATCTTTGGGGCGGCACTGGCAACTAAACTGGAAGCTGGGTTTGTCCCTGTCCGCAAACCAGGCAAGCTCCCCGCAGCGGTTCATGCGATTGAGTACGAACTGGAATATGGGCGCGATCGCCTGGAGGTCCATCAGGATGCGCTGTATCCGCCTGGTTCCAAAGTGCTGATGGTAGACGATTTGATTGCCACAGGTGGAACGGCAGGTGCAACGGCTACATTAATTCAGCAAGCAGGCGGAACCCTGGTTGGATGCGCCTTTGTGATTGAATTAGTAGACCTGAAAGGGCGCGAAAAACTGCCTTCTGTGCCAATTATTTCGCTGGTGCAATACGAAGGGGATTAA